The Candidatus Obscuribacterales bacterium DNA segment CATCGTCACATCCGACCAGTCACAACCACTGTTATTCGACAGCAAAACGTTGCTTTCCAAGCTCGTTATGACTTTGTTTTTGTCATCGAAAATTATATTGTGAGAAATAGGACATTGCAGCGACTGATGCGCATGGAAAAGGATTGCGATATCTACTTCTTGATCTTCGCTGGACTCAATCTCAAATTCCAATGCGGGCATCTCCCTTACATCACGAAGCGTCTTAGTGGCACTAATTGCCTCCGGTCGCTTAGCGATCATAGTTACACCGTTGGGACGGGCGAGAACAAGTTCCTCACTGTTACCGGCAACAACGATACCGTTATAAGTTTGCAGCTTGAATGGCGTCGTGTAATGAACCAACACCTCACAGCCTTTCAATTCATCCAAGGCTCTCTGCGCCGTCATTCTTTCTGCTGGACGGAAGGACTTCGATTTGATGGTGCCTTGTTTAGCCGAGCGCGTAAGACACATAATGGATGATTTATCTACGTTGTTGGGCACGCCTTCTGCCTGGATAATGTTGCACCCTTTCTTGAGTTGAACAATACGTACTTCTTGCACGACCATCATGCTGCCGTCAACAGTGATTTGACGATTTTGTGCGTCGCCGGCTTTGGTGTTATTCGGTTGAGATTTTTGTTCTTGATTTTCTGACATATTCTTATCTCCTAAGATAGGTAAATAGCAGCCAGCGCTAAACAACACCGGCTGCCACGTTCAATTCGCTGTAAGTGACTGGCTTACTTCAGTCCACCGACGCGAATTTCTCGATCCTTAATCTTCTTCATGGTGATGAAGCAGAATGGCTGAGTAAAAGATTGGATTGTAAGACCTTCCGGTCCTGTCGTCTTTGTGTAGATGAGCAGGTCATAACCTGTATCTTCGATGCGGTCAACTTCTATGCTGTATCCGCCTGTGCGCTGTTGTCCAAGAAAAATGCCTACGACTAGATTTCTTCTGAAATCGACTTTAGGTGCGTCTTGGCGGTTGAGAGAATGTCGTTCCCAGAATTTTTGCCAGTCGGCTTTGTTGCGAATGGTGTGTGCACCCGTCTCCGTAATCTGACTGCGAGAACCTTGTTGAAGGTTGGAGAAGCTAACTTCTTTGTTGTTCATGGTTGTATTCCTCAATGGGAGTTAATAGCAGCTCAGCAGTTGACAGAGATCTCTATCACCTCGCCTCTCTTCGTTCGCCTGCATGGCGAACTTTTATCGTTTGAGTCTGGCGCGTACTTTGGTAGAAACGGATCTCTTTGCTGAACTTAGGTCAAATGGAAATTCAACCTACAAAATTTGCTTCTACTAAATCAATAAAGTTCTATTGGATATTTATGACTTATAGAAATTCTGAATCATCGCTTGCGCTAACCGCTCGAGAGGCAACCGAACGACAACAAACACTTGCCAAGGGGCACTAGCTTCGCTAGGTTTCAAAAAGCCCTGAAAGCCAGTCTGTACTAGCTTGCGCAGGCTTTCAAAGAGGACTTTACTTGTAATTAACCAGTCTGTAGAAGCTTTATTTGAAATTACCCTTTTTGTTACTGTGAAATTAGATTGAAACATAGTTTCTTTTATTCAGGTATTTCAAACCAGAAAACCTCATCTAATGAGTATTTCTAATTCCCACTAGGAGCTTTAGCGCTCTGCAGGTGGTGCCAGTTTTCTTCAGCCGACTCCCCGTGAGTCGGCATTTTTGTTTTGGAGTCAAATCATGATTAACAACAACCACGACGGAGGTAAGAGCAGGTATCAACACAACATGGCTCTACTTTCGGAACTGCATAGCATATGCAGAAACATGACCTTTTACGTAAAACACGAAGCTCGTCCTGAAAGTGCCGACGAACTTGACCCGCAAATAATTCGTTTCACTTTCCGAATCGAGAAAAACAAACGCCAGAGATTTCACACAATTCTGGAAGACCTGCAAAACAACGGCGTCTCTTTCGGAATGGGTGTCCGTGAAATCGACCAGGATGAACTCAAAACGAAATGGGTTCAACAATTGACCGGCGACGGTCTTGAATCTTCAAGCCCAATGTGGCGCAAAGAATTCTATAATCACTTACGCAGAGCAACCAGAGACTCAAGCGCTCGCCTGGAGTTCACACCACCAAATCGTGAAAATGAGGCAGGTCAAATAAATCTCGTGGTAATTCTCAATCCCGGACTTCTGGAAAAATTCGAATATGCAATCGACGCATTATCGACTCTAGGAGCAAGCGGTAGCGTAAAAATCGTCGAACAGTCCAATTAATTAAGAGGCATCTCATTATGACCAGCGTGGCATATCTAGGACTCGGAATTATGGGTGGTGCAATGGCGGCCAATTTGGCTACCAAAGGACACTCTGTTTTCGGCTGGAATCGAACACCCGGTAGACCCGGAGCGAGAGTAGCATCAGAAGCAGGCGCCAATATAATCGGCTCGGCTTCTGATGCAGTCAGCCAAGCTGATGTTGTTTTTCTTTGTCTCTCGGATGTTAGCGATATTGAGGAAATGCTGCTTGGCGCAAATGCTGTGACCAAAGCAGCAAAGAAAGGCACGCTGTTTATAGACATGAGCACGACTGGTCCTCAATGCGCACAACATCTGGCTCAAGAATTGGACAAGCTCGGCATGCGCTTTCTTGATGCGCCGGTATCAGGTGGTGATATCGGCGCTCAAAATGGCACACTGACCATCATGGTTGGTGGAGCTGAATCCGACTTTGAAAAAGCCAAACCACTCTTTGCATGCATTGGCAAAAGCATCACCTACTGCGGTCCAACAGGATCCGGACAAGCAGTCAAACTCTGCAATCAAATTCTCTGCGCAGTCAACATGGTTGCCGTCACAGAAGCAATTCGATTTGCCGAATTAACAGGTATTGATTCGCAACTGGTAATTGATGTGTGCAGCACCGGAGCCGGCGGCTCCTGGGCGCTGAGCAATCTTGGACCGAAAATTCTTAAGGGAGATTTCGCTCCAGGATTCAAGATAACAGACATGCGAAAAGATCTACGCCTTGTCGGACAGTCTTTGTCTGACGCAAATCACGGTCTTACAGGAACCACACTAGCTGCAGAAAACTTTCAGCAGACAGCAGCATTAGAAAGCGGCGACACTCAGGGCACACAAGCCATGATTCGAATCTACCGCTAACAAATCGCCTTGAAACCACACGAAATGACACTGCCTTAAGCAGTGTTGTTTTCGCGTATCCAGGAGCCTATTTATGAGTAACAAACCATCAGCAAGAATACTGACAAAGTGCAACGACAAGCTGCAAACAGCCCTCATCACTCTCTCGGCAAACGAAGAGCTCACAATAATAGCGACACTAAGGGTAACTGGCCCTGAACCGACTATGCCAGACCCCAAAGATTACCCAACACGAGTTGAATATCGAAAAGCCTGTATCGAGCTACGAAAGGAATTCATCAAGCGCGAGACAGAAGCAACAATCACCGCACTCGGGAAATTGTCATTGAATGTAAGTCAGCCCGAAGTCAGTCGAGTGATAGTAATCTCCGGAGCGAAAAAGCACATTCTTAAAGCTCTCCGACTAGACGGCATCGAACATGCCTCACTCAATGAACAACTAACTCTACTTTCGTCCGACAAATAGATGGAGCTAAGTCCATGAACAAACAAAAACAACTTTCGCTAGCCGCAATTGCTGATCAATTCAGCATAACCGCTGCGGACTCAGTGCAAAATCAAGAGTTGACCAAAGCCTACTACAAGCTTAGCAACCGACTCAAAAGACTGCTGCCTATAGAAAAAGCATTTGAATATGATCTTCAAGAAAAGTTAGCCGACATGCGAACTGATGTTGCCGATTGTAATTTCCCTCGAATCGACATGACGTTCCTCAGCATGCGACGCCAACAAGACCTGACTTTTCCCAGACGACAGAAGTGGAGTCCCGGCAGAAACATGTGGGTAGAAGACGACGCGCAGAACACCTACAAAGCGCTTGTTCCAAGATTCGCCATCTTTACACCGGATACCGACACTTGCAGCTTCAAGACACAGCTTAAATACGAATATTGGCCGTATGGCGGCGGACCTTTTATGAAGTTCGATGTTTCAGGCCAATGCATCGACTATGTTCTCAACTACCAGCTGGTGGAAAAATTGATGAACAAAAAACCATTTTCACAGAAAGAAGGAGTTTTGTTTAATTCCTCCAACGTAAAATTCTGTGTCAAAGTGCCTGAAGATTTCGAGAAAGTGAAACGATCTCTGAAGAAGGGTGGCACTGATTTTCTTCACGCCGTAATGCTTGAAGTCAACTACCTACACGAATATCATCAGCACCAAATGAGTTGCATTTGCGAGCCTGAATTCACGTTTTCAACACAGTTCACAGGCGTACTTCCAGACGACATTCTGGACAATCTGCCTCAATGGCAACAGCTCTTTCACGAAGTATTCTTTGTCGCCGAAGCCGCCGATTGGGCCGTCAGCGCTCCGCCCCTGCCGCAGTTCAATGCAGATCCTTTGGTAATCGGCAGAATTGGTCTCGACTTCTGGCTGCTAAGCCGATTCGATCTGACATCGGCGGAAGAATACGTCTCACGAGAGTGGACAACTAAGTAATCACATCAATACAGAACAGACAGCACCGCTCAGTGAAGTGGTGCTGCTGTTCACAACTTTTTGGAGGGCAACCTTATGCCTCAATTCGTAGTCGTATTAGCCGTTGTGGCATTGGTTCTTGTAGTTGAATCAGTTTTGAGAGCCCGCAACTACAACGGCAAGAAGCACAACGTCATCTTTATGGGTGCTCCCGGTTCGGGCAAAGGCACCCAAGCAAGTCATCTGGCAAAAGACTTGAACATCCCGCACTTGTCATCAGGTGACTTACTGCGTAAAGCAGTCATGGAGGGATCTCCAACCGGCGAAGAGATAAAGTCCTACATCGAAAAAGGCCAATTGGCCCCCGATGACCTTATCAACAAGATGATCGCCCAAGAACTCTCAAAGCCCGATTACAAAAACGGTTTTATCCTTGACGGATATCCGCGAACAGTCGAGCAAGCAGAATTCCTCGATAATTATCTCGATGAAGACAATCGCTACATCACAGCTGTAATCGAACTCCAAGTAGATGAAGAAGTACTCGTCGAAAGAATCGCCGGCAGACGTATATGTGGCAACGGACAGTGCAACGCTTCTTATCACCTCAAGTTCAAACCACCACTAGTTCCTGGCACTTGCGACCTATGTCGTCGACCTCTTATTCAAAGAGCCGATGACACTGAAGCTGTTCTAAGAGAACGCATCGAACGCCACGAGCAGCGCATCGTGCCGTTGCTTCAGCACTATCACCATCAAGGCACTCTCAAAGAAATGAAAGGCGAAGGTCCTCTAGAGGAAATCTACGACGACATTCTACTTTCACTCGGCATTTAGAAGAGGAAATCTCATGAGTACAACAAACGGATATGTTCTTCAATGGACATGTCCGTTTTACCATAGGAAACATATTATGAAAAATACAATAGTCAACGTCACAAAATACGTGCTGACTGCACTCAATCAAGACAAGTACGTACTCGCTGGACTCGCACTCACATTATTTGTGCTTAGCTCAGCATTCCCTGCTTCAATTCACTTGGGTGCTAATACTCTTGTCTCAGCCCTTATAGCAGCAGTATTTGTTCATATCAGCTTGATAGTTGCAGTGCCGATTACGTTTGCTTTGTTTGATTACACCAAGGTGGGCGAATACAAGCTCTCCCTCAAACAATTGTCACTGAAAGAAAAACTCTTCATCGCCACACTAACCTTCGGTTTGGGGGCGATAGGACTGCAAGTACTGTCTTCGCTTTTCTCCTCGGTAATTTCACTGTCAAGCAGCATGGTTGCCGTCCTTGTCATATTCGCTTGCGAAATTGTGGCACTCGGCATAGACAGATTTGAGGAAGTTTTGAAAGACCGTGACGACGACGAGGGGATGACACGTCAAGGCAAACGCAAACCCACTCAATCAAAACGCAAACCCTCTAAACCAAAAGGAAAATAAGTCTATGAAACTAATGACCGCATTAGCTTTACTTGGAGTCTTATGCCTGCAGGTTGGAGCCACACCAGTGTCCGCGCAGAGCTGCAAAACGGAGAAGGAATGTCAGCGTCAGATGCGACAATTTTTCGACGTGCAAAAGTCGATTAGCCTCAATGTCTCCAGCGGGTCGGCACTTGTCGAACCGGACGGCAGACAATTCACGGTAAAAAAGAGCTCCAAATTCAAATTTGTCGGATTTCTCAAGCTAACCGTAAATGGCTCCGGCACTATCAGAAAGTCATTTCCGAATGGCGAGCAGGGGGGCACCGTCACCTTTGATGGAGTAGGCACCATCGAATACAACGATAGCGGGCAAGTGGTGTTTGAGAGCAGCAAAGAACACAAACTGAGTGTGACTGCTGTCGACGTAACACATGTGGTGCTATTAGATAACACCACAGGCGTTGTTAAACAGTGCAAATTCGTTGATGCCTATAGAAATTCCGAGGTATATGCCTTGGCTTGCGATCAAGTTTCTGCATACACTGAGGCTACTGCAATGGTCTGGCGCTGCAAAACATCCAAAGCGCACGACAACGCAAAGGTGACCGAGGTCAAATCAATAGCTCAATAGCCTTTGTCATTCTGAGCGAAGCGAAGAATCTCACGTCTTGAACACGCGAGATTCTTCGGCTGGCGCCTCAGAATGACAAATTGAACAAGGAGACCGTAATCATGGTTACAAGAAAAATCACATCGACATTGATGTCCCTGATTTTCTTGAGCGGAGTTTCCATCAGCAGCGCATTCTGTGCTCCTGACTCATCACTGCGTTCAACAAAACCGGCGATATCTTCTACCAAACCTCAACTCAAAGGCAAAATCACACAAGATGCCTGCGACTTGAAGACCCAACAACCAAAAGTGGATTCAACCCCACCACTGACAGGCAAAATCAAGAGGCACGCTCTTTGGGATGCATACGAAATCGTTCTCAGCAAAACTGATGATTTGGGACGCGTGCCTAAATGCTTCCTCCACATTCAAACTATCTTCGAAGTGCTAAAAAATCCGAAGGTAGACGACAACACCAAGCGCTTTCTGTCATTTCTCGTCAAAAACTGGGGCACCTTCACTACCAATGAAGATCCGCCTCCGCTTAACCTGGAAGTATTGGGAGAGTGCATTTGGGCAGTCGCCGAGCAAAGCATACCGCTTAATGGTCGCGAGGACTCATCCGGAACACCCACTAAGATAACGTACTTCGTCGTCGATGCCGATCACGACAACATGCTCACGCGAGAAGAATTGGAGACAGCCATCAGAACTCTTGATGCCGTACCAATTGCTCAGAAGCGCAAAGAAGGTCACTTCAACTACTTCCGCATGAGGGCAACGCTTAGTCTGCTTCTGGAAAGCTTCGACATGTTCGATGCACAGACTAATAAAGAAGCGTACAAATACTTGTAACCCTCTCTTTCCGTCACCCTGAGCAAATGCGAAGGGTCTCGCACGTTAAGGCGTGAGATTCTTCGCTGTCGCTCAGAATGACAGATGCTCAAAACACATACATGCCACCAAAGGAGGTGAAAACAAATGAACAGATACGCTGATATCATCGCTCTACTTAAAGCCGGTAAAACGGTTACT contains these protein-coding regions:
- a CDS encoding NAD(P)-dependent oxidoreductase, encoding MTSVAYLGLGIMGGAMAANLATKGHSVFGWNRTPGRPGARVASEAGANIIGSASDAVSQADVVFLCLSDVSDIEEMLLGANAVTKAAKKGTLFIDMSTTGPQCAQHLAQELDKLGMRFLDAPVSGGDIGAQNGTLTIMVGGAESDFEKAKPLFACIGKSITYCGPTGSGQAVKLCNQILCAVNMVAVTEAIRFAELTGIDSQLVIDVCSTGAGGSWALSNLGPKILKGDFAPGFKITDMRKDLRLVGQSLSDANHGLTGTTLAAENFQQTAALESGDTQGTQAMIRIYR
- a CDS encoding adenylate kinase, with product MPQFVVVLAVVALVLVVESVLRARNYNGKKHNVIFMGAPGSGKGTQASHLAKDLNIPHLSSGDLLRKAVMEGSPTGEEIKSYIEKGQLAPDDLINKMIAQELSKPDYKNGFILDGYPRTVEQAEFLDNYLDEDNRYITAVIELQVDEEVLVERIAGRRICGNGQCNASYHLKFKPPLVPGTCDLCRRPLIQRADDTEAVLRERIERHEQRIVPLLQHYHHQGTLKEMKGEGPLEEIYDDILLSLGI
- a CDS encoding protease complex subunit PrcB family protein; the encoded protein is MNNKEVSFSNLQQGSRSQITETGAHTIRNKADWQKFWERHSLNRQDAPKVDFRRNLVVGIFLGQQRTGGYSIEVDRIEDTGYDLLIYTKTTGPEGLTIQSFTQPFCFITMKKIKDREIRVGGLK